One Ignavibacterium sp. DNA segment encodes these proteins:
- a CDS encoding M1 family metallopeptidase, which produces MKSFIISAIIILLIIPPSFASDLKMPREIKKAYDKNTRSYDGKPGINYWQNFSEYNIKAEIDPNTRLLTGSEKIVYLNNSPDTLKNIVLKLYQDMYKKGAARNRQLNPVTVTDGVIVSKLTVDNASVSLNPDDKKISYQGTNLIIKLTSPLPPKENIAIEIDWSFVIPKGTDIRIGTYGELTFFVGYWYPKIAVYDDILGWDLLSYNAEHEFYFDYSDINVEIKVPKGFGIWATGMLQNPEEVLNEPYLERYSLSLTSDNLINIVSRSDSGKEIYKSQNGFTTFKYSVKNISDFAFGMSDFYLWDGTSIELEPGKRVGCFSAYNPSSDFFTQAAEMAKRSIEFFSKEMPGVIYPYPQITVFNGDGGMEFPMIVNDGQFSNKVNDVYVTTHEISHMYFPFYVGTNETRYGWMDEGMAYFLPWDLQIELSEYDHRTRAAVGFSRWAGNEMDIPMIFPSILSRDPHLSILSYYKSALAFEMLESALGDELFKKCLNEFISRWNGKHPTPWDMFYTFEDVVNHDLSWFWKPWFFESHIPDLAIKDVKNENNKTSVLVENVGNLPVPIDLTLTFEDGIQTKLTSSTLIWQNGDKEVWLDVDVKSKVKTVELTNKNIPDADVTNNSMRFEHYK; this is translated from the coding sequence ATGAAATCTTTTATTATTTCTGCAATAATAATTTTATTGATTATTCCTCCATCTTTTGCCTCAGATCTGAAGATGCCGAGAGAAATTAAGAAGGCTTATGATAAGAATACAAGATCTTACGATGGGAAGCCTGGAATAAATTATTGGCAAAACTTTTCGGAGTACAACATCAAAGCAGAGATTGATCCGAATACAAGGTTGCTAACAGGAAGCGAAAAAATCGTTTACCTTAACAATAGTCCAGATACACTTAAGAACATTGTGTTAAAGCTTTACCAGGATATGTACAAAAAAGGTGCGGCAAGAAACAGACAACTTAATCCTGTAACTGTAACAGATGGAGTTATAGTAAGCAAGCTAACTGTGGACAATGCTTCAGTAAGTCTTAATCCTGATGATAAAAAAATTTCTTACCAGGGGACCAACCTGATCATAAAACTTACTTCACCGCTTCCGCCGAAAGAAAACATCGCAATTGAAATTGATTGGAGTTTTGTGATTCCAAAAGGTACAGATATAAGAATCGGGACTTACGGCGAATTAACTTTTTTTGTTGGATATTGGTATCCCAAAATTGCTGTGTATGATGATATACTCGGTTGGGATTTGTTAAGCTATAATGCAGAACATGAATTTTATTTTGATTACTCCGATATTAATGTTGAAATAAAAGTTCCAAAGGGATTTGGTATCTGGGCAACAGGAATGCTGCAAAACCCAGAGGAAGTACTAAATGAACCGTACTTAGAAAGATATAGTCTCTCATTAACTTCCGACAATTTAATCAACATCGTTTCAAGATCAGATAGCGGTAAAGAGATATATAAATCTCAAAATGGATTTACAACTTTTAAATATTCTGTAAAAAATATTTCAGATTTTGCATTCGGGATGAGTGATTTTTATTTGTGGGATGGAACTAGCATTGAACTTGAACCCGGAAAAAGAGTTGGGTGTTTTTCAGCCTACAATCCTTCATCAGATTTCTTCACTCAAGCTGCAGAAATGGCTAAAAGAAGTATCGAGTTTTTTTCCAAGGAAATGCCCGGTGTAATTTATCCTTACCCGCAGATAACCGTATTTAATGGTGATGGAGGAATGGAGTTTCCGATGATTGTAAATGACGGACAATTCTCAAATAAAGTAAATGATGTTTACGTAACTACTCACGAAATTTCACATATGTACTTCCCTTTTTATGTTGGCACAAATGAAACCCGTTACGGCTGGATGGATGAAGGTATGGCATATTTTCTTCCATGGGATCTGCAGATTGAATTATCAGAATATGATCATAGAACACGCGCCGCAGTTGGATTTTCGAGGTGGGCTGGAAATGAAATGGATATACCGATGATATTCCCATCAATACTTTCCCGTGATCCACATTTAAGTATATTGAGTTATTATAAATCAGCATTAGCTTTTGAAATGCTGGAATCTGCGTTGGGAGATGAATTATTTAAGAAGTGTTTAAATGAATTTATTTCAAGATGGAATGGTAAACATCCAACCCCGTGGGATATGTTTTACACATTTGAAGATGTTGTTAATCATGATTTAAGCTGGTTCTGGAAACCATGGTTTTTTGAATCGCACATTCCTGATCTTGCAATTAAAGATGTTAAGAATGAAAACAACAAAACAAGTGTGCTTGTAGAAAATGTAGGTAATCTTCCAGTTCCAATTGATTTGACCTTAACATTTGAAGATGGGATACAAACAAAACTTACATCATCAACACTAATTTGGCAAAATGGAGATAAAGAGGTCTGGCTCGATGTTGATGTAAAATCAAAAGTTAAAACTGTTGAATTGACAAATAAAAATATTCCTGATGCAGATGTAACTAATAATTCAATGAGATTTGAACATTATAAGTAA
- a CDS encoding DNA methyltransferase has protein sequence MKTNLINIISDSLKYSDLKEIKRNYSALLKEVKESKEDILISDGYVSVTKDFLCGEINQILETQTLERTKYYIKRLLKSLTEERQSKINDLNLNRWKEYSDIITDSLWILDKRDKTGVHHAGYWGNFIPQIPNQLLRRYTKKEEWILDPFLGSGTSLIEAQRLGRNAVGIELSKKVLNQTRKIISKEKNQHSIELKFINGDSSKINLRNHLDESGIKSFQFQIFHPPYWDIIKFSNNKSDLSNSKSIEEFIAKFGSVLDNCLPHLDKKRFAAVVIGDKYSDGEWIPLGFYVMQEFLKRRMILKSVIVKNFDETTAKRNQKELWRYRALAGGFYVFKHEYVFVFQKK, from the coding sequence ATGAAAACTAATCTAATAAATATTATTTCAGACTCATTGAAATACTCAGATTTAAAAGAAATTAAAAGAAATTACTCTGCTCTGCTTAAAGAAGTTAAAGAGAGTAAAGAAGATATTTTAATCAGCGATGGCTATGTTTCTGTTACAAAAGATTTTTTATGCGGGGAAATAAATCAGATACTTGAAACTCAAACTCTTGAGCGGACAAAATATTATATTAAGCGATTATTGAAAAGCTTAACAGAAGAAAGACAAAGTAAAATTAATGATCTTAATCTTAACCGCTGGAAAGAATATAGCGACATAATTACGGACAGCCTGTGGATACTGGATAAACGCGATAAAACAGGTGTTCACCACGCAGGTTATTGGGGAAATTTTATTCCGCAAATTCCAAATCAACTTCTCAGAAGATATACAAAAAAAGAAGAGTGGATTTTAGATCCCTTTCTTGGCAGCGGAACTTCATTAATTGAAGCACAAAGATTGGGCAGAAATGCTGTCGGTATAGAGCTTTCAAAAAAAGTATTGAATCAGACAAGAAAAATAATTTCTAAAGAAAAAAATCAGCATTCTATTGAACTTAAATTTATAAACGGAGACAGCTCAAAAATTAATTTAAGAAATCACCTGGATGAATCAGGAATTAAGTCATTTCAATTTCAGATATTTCATCCACCGTATTGGGATATTATAAAATTCAGTAATAATAAATCTGACTTATCCAACAGTAAATCAATCGAAGAATTTATAGCTAAATTTGGAAGTGTATTAGATAATTGTCTTCCTCATCTTGATAAAAAAAGATTTGCAGCAGTTGTTATAGGCGATAAATATTCTGATGGTGAATGGATTCCGCTGGGATTTTATGTAATGCAGGAATTTTTAAAACGCAGAATGATTTTAAAATCTGTAATCGTTAAAAACTTTGATGAAACTACTGCAAAGAGAAATCAGAAAGAGCTATGGCGTTATCGTGCATTAGCCGGTGGATTTTATGTGTTTAAACACGAGTATGTTTTTGTGTTTCAGAAGAAATGA
- a CDS encoding peptidylprolyl isomerase: MPIEINKVVTLNFTLTDDAGNVLDSTDHGGSFSYISGKGMVLPKLEEAVSVMMIGTKKQLRLDAADAYGNYNEQIVQVVGKENFPEDFVLEVGMEYMASNPDGVQMPFTIIEVNDDEITIDFNHPFAGMNLNFDLELVDVRDATVEELAHGHVHGPGGHHHH; this comes from the coding sequence ATGCCGATAGAAATAAATAAAGTTGTTACCTTAAATTTTACATTAACTGATGATGCTGGTAATGTTTTAGATTCAACTGATCATGGCGGATCGTTTTCATACATTAGCGGAAAGGGAATGGTTTTACCAAAACTTGAGGAAGCAGTTAGTGTAATGATGATAGGCACAAAAAAGCAGTTAAGATTGGATGCAGCTGATGCTTATGGAAATTATAATGAACAAATAGTGCAGGTTGTCGGAAAGGAAAATTTTCCGGAGGATTTTGTTTTAGAAGTCGGGATGGAATATATGGCAAGTAATCCGGATGGTGTTCAAATGCCTTTTACTATTATAGAAGTAAATGATGATGAAATAACAATCGATTTTAATCATCCTTTTGCCGGAATGAATTTAAATTTTGATTTAGAACTCGTGGATGTAAGAGATGCTACTGTAGAAGAATTAGCACACGGTCATGTTCACGGACCAGGCGGACATCATCATCACTAA
- a CDS encoding transposase produces the protein MKRIRENKHRLAAEIYIGERPIAFTLCLKGRVSYFTNESAFKYFEKVLLEELKHYNCSAFVYLFMPDHLHLVLAGNEPDSNIKKCLEMFKQKTGFYLSKSKANVSWQKDYYDHILRSEENLEIHLKYILNNPVRAGIVNYWKKYPYIGSTVYNLYEWE, from the coding sequence ATGAAGCGAATAAGAGAAAACAAACATCGATTAGCTGCAGAAATTTACATTGGCGAAAGACCAATTGCTTTTACCTTATGTTTAAAAGGAAGGGTAAGTTATTTCACAAATGAAAGTGCATTTAAATATTTTGAAAAAGTACTATTAGAAGAATTAAAACATTATAATTGCTCTGCGTTTGTTTATTTATTTATGCCTGATCATTTGCATTTAGTGTTGGCAGGAAATGAACCAGACTCCAATATTAAAAAGTGCCTTGAGATGTTTAAACAAAAAACAGGATTTTATTTAAGTAAGAGCAAAGCAAATGTAAGCTGGCAAAAAGATTATTATGATCACATTTTAAGAAGTGAAGAAAATCTGGAAATACATCTAAAATATATACTCAATAACCCTGTTCGAGCTGGTATTGTGAACTATTGGAAAAAATATCCTTACATTGGTTCAACAGTTTATAATTTATATGAATGGGAATAG